A window of the Salvelinus alpinus chromosome 25, SLU_Salpinus.1, whole genome shotgun sequence genome harbors these coding sequences:
- the LOC139553744 gene encoding uncharacterized protein yields MFFRLPRLTPGYLRYLQTQAMASETQRAGDLPRLAMLLGALGIGVCGYSSRQLALHHRPSARVLTWMDVGGTPVKGRAPSFMDLSQSHSICQDIPPPAFAGQKVP; encoded by the exons ATGTTTTTCAGACTCCCAAGACTAACTCCTGGATACCTACGGTATCTACAG ACCCAGGCTATGGCGAGTGAGACCCAGAGAGCTGGGGACCTGCCCCGTCTGGCCATGCTCCTGGGGGCCTTGGGGATCGGGGTGTGTGGCTACAGCTCCAGGCAGCTGGCACTGCACCACCGGCCCTCTGCCCGCGTGCTGACCTGGATGGACGTTGGGGGCACCCCGGTGAAGGGGAGAGCCCCTTCCTTCATGGACCTGTCTCAAAGCCACAGCATCTGTCAGGACATCCCACCTCCAGCATTCGCTGGGCAGAAAGTGCCTTAA
- the LOC139553745 gene encoding cytospin-A isoform X1, translating into MGTFSSKDGHGPTGPSLDLFQTPPTSPVTSTLPALTPITPSTPGRPAAPVPVTALSPVPVPVTALSPVPVPVTALLPVPVTALSPVPVTALSPVPVTALSPVPVTALSPVPVPVTALLPVPVTALSPVPVTALSPVPVTALSPVPVTALSPVPVTALSPVPVTALSPVPVTALSPVPVTAQSPAPVTALAPTPAPVTAPALSGKRLLPISPGYSVIGPGFISLQGRTGSNAAVPEGWVVMGCNGGPTRSSPRIPVPQGKSSSMSPTKTPSSLGSSLSSASPISLVSPSGQSEKDSGLSLTTLEHHGAADNQGEIERLVEECRTALGLSPSQYATLNSADVLKHLLVERQELTAEVQSLQETMQTERVEWHQFQSDLQVAVAVADRLRAEAEEELNTLRAAQMDTERELEAAQQRQKETDGQLVSLRGELRESRQRLVHLTQNQGPGQAQAQAKTQGMEMATGETSTLETQEGGHRGRERGISRFGRGRGDDKMEKRSQEEGNKNISVKEARTDTKSVANRYLRNVTNEERSGEEGCSMRETRRIVTQERARSLSRLPASSDSPAVMNGTSQSNTATIAGSTNKNQSQTRGRKGLEWQDSWSSTHTGKREEALNQYNSALAELPPNTTSKTRSQDGFNLLLRRHGGSKRNSLLRWCQSRTQGYKNIDITNFSSSWADGLAFCAVYHTYLPSHIPYCTLSPDNKSENLSLAFKTGENVGITTSLTMEEMLRAGGPDWQRVLGYVECMYRHFEM; encoded by the exons ATGGGTACCTTCTCCAGCAAGGACGGCCATGGACCCACAG GGCCCAGCTTGGATTTGTTCCAAACCCCTCCTACTTCTCCAGTGACCTCCACCCTGCCTGCTCTTACTCCGATCACACCCTCTACACCAGGCCGGCCGGCAGCCCCAGTACCAGTCACAGCCCTATccccagtaccagtaccagtcacAGCCCTATccccagtaccagtaccagtcacAGCCCTATTACCAGTACCAGTCACAGCCCTATCCCCAGTACCAGTCACAGCCCTATCCCCGGTACCAGTCACAGCCCTATCCCCAGTACCAGTCACAGCCCTATccccagtaccagtaccagtcacAGCCCTATTACCAGTACCAGTCACAGCCCTATCCCCAGTACCAGTCACAGCCCTATCCCCGGTACCAGTCACAGCCCTATCCCCAGTACCAGTCACAGCCCTATCCCCAGTACCAGTCACAGCCCTATCCCCAGTACCAGTCACAGCCCTATCCCCAGTACCAGTCACAGCCCTATCCCCAGTACCAGTCACAGCCCAAAGCCCAGCACCAGTCACAGCCCTAGCCCCAACTCCAGCACCAGTCACAGCCCCAGCCCTAAGTGGGAAGAGACTCCTGCCCATCAGCCCAGGCTACTCTGTGATTGGTCCTGGGTTTATCTCCCTGCAAGGAAGGACAGGAAGTAATGCAGCAGTGCCTGAAGGGTGGGTTGTGATGGGGTGTAATGGAGGCCCCACCAGGTCTAGTCCCAGGATCCCTGTACCCCAGGGGAAGAGCTCATCGATGAGCCCCACCAAGACTCCTTCATCCCTGGGTAGCTCCCTGTCCTCGGCCAGCCCGATTAGCCTGGTCAGCCCCTCGGGGCAGAGCGAGAAGGACAGTGGGCTGAGCCTGACCACGCTGGAGCACCATGGGGCTGCAGACAACCAGGGTGAGATTGAGAGGCTGGTGGAGGAGTGTAGGACAGCACTGGGTCTCAGTCCCAGTCAGTATGCAACACTAAACAGCGCAG ATGTGTTGAAGCATCTGCTAGTGGAGCGCCAGGAGTTGACCGCTGAGGTCCAGAGTCTGCAGGAGACCATGCAG ACGGAGCGTGTGGAGTGGCACCAGTTCCAGTCTGACCTGCAGGTGGCGGTAGCAGTGGCTGACCGGCTGAGGGCCGAGGCCGAGGAGGAGCTGAACACGCTCAGAGCGGCTCAGATGGATACAGAGCGCGAGCTGGAGGCTGCCcagcagagacagaaagagactgaTGGGCAGCTGGTCAGCCTGAGAGGAGAGCTGAGGGAGAGCAGGCAGAGACTGGTCCACCTCACCCAGAaccagggaccaggacaggcccAGGCTCAAGCCAAGACCCAGGGTATGGAGATGGCTACTGGGGAGACCAGCACACTGGAGACCCAGGAGGGGGGACACcggggaagggagagggggatcAGCAGGTTTGGCCGAGGAAGAGGAGATGACAAGATGGAGAAGAGGAGCCAGGAAGAAGGGAATAAGAATATAAGTGTGAAAGAGGCTCGAACAGACACTAAGAGCGTGGCCAACAGGTACTTGAGGAACGTGACCaatgaggagaggagtggagaggaagggTGTAGCATGAGGGAGACACGGAGGATAGTCACACAGGAGAGGGCAAG AAGCCTTTCCAGACTACCCGCATCTTCAGACTCCCCTGCTGTAATGAATGGAACATCCCAGTCCAATACTGCCACAATAGCTGGATCTACAAACAAG AACCAAAGCCAAACCAGAGGAAGAAAAGGGCTAGAATGGCAAGACAGCTGGTCCAGCACTCACAcag GGAAACGGGAGGAGGCATTGAACCAGTACAACTCTGCCCTGGCAGAGCTGCCCCCTAACACGACCTCTAAGACCAGGTCTCAGGATGGCTTTAATCTGCTCCTACGCCGCCATGGAGGCTCCAAGAGGAACTCTCTTCTGCGCTGGTGTCAGAGCCGCACTCAGGGCTACAAG AATATTGACATCACTAACTTCAGCAGTAGCTGGGCGGATGGTCTGGCCTTCTGTGCTGTGTACCACACCTACCTCCCCTCACACATCCCCTACTGCACCCTTAGCCCTGACAACAAG AGCGAGAACCTCAGCCTGGCATTTAAGACGGGAGAGAATGTTGGAATCACAACATCACTG ACCATGGAGGAGATGCTGAGAGCCGGAGGACCAGACTGGCAAAGAGTTCTGGGATACGTGGAGTGCATGTACCGTCACTTTGAGATGTAA
- the LOC139553745 gene encoding cytospin-A isoform X2 has translation MGTFSSKDGHGPTGPSLDLFQTPPTSPVTSTLPALTPITPSTPGRPAAPVPVTALSPVPVPVTALSPVPVPVTALLPVPVTALSPVPVTALSPVPVTALSPVPVTALSPVPVPVTALLPVPVTALSPVPVTALSPVPVTALSPVPVTALSPVPVTALSPVPVTALSPVPVTALSPVPVTAQSPAPVTALAPTPAPVTAPALSGKRLLPISPGYSVIGPGFISLQGRTGSNAAVPEGWVVMGCNGGPTRSSPRIPVPQGKSSSMSPTKTPSSLGSSLSSASPISLVSPSGQSEKDSGLSLTTLEHHGAADNQGEIERLVEECRTALGLSPSQYATLNSADVLKHLLVERQELTAEVQSLQETMQTERVEWHQFQSDLQVAVAVADRLRAEAEEELNTLRAAQMDTERELEAAQQRQKETDGQLVSLRGELRESRQRLVHLTQNQGPGQAQAQAKTQGMEMATGETSTLETQEGGHRGRERGISRFGRGRGDDKMEKRSQEEGNKNISVKEARTDTKSVANRYLRNVTNEERSGEEGCSMRETRRIVTQERARSLSRLPASSDSPAVMNGTSQSNTATIAGSTNKNQSQTRGRKGLEWQDSWSSTHTGKREEALNQYNSALAELPPNTTSKTRSQDGFNLLLRRHGGSKRNSLLRWCQSRTQGYKNIDITNFSSSWADGLAFCAVYHTYLPSHIPYCTLSPDNKILSHRCNSPTPARLTWKPATPMCRRKHRSTDDREREPQPGI, from the exons ATGGGTACCTTCTCCAGCAAGGACGGCCATGGACCCACAG GGCCCAGCTTGGATTTGTTCCAAACCCCTCCTACTTCTCCAGTGACCTCCACCCTGCCTGCTCTTACTCCGATCACACCCTCTACACCAGGCCGGCCGGCAGCCCCAGTACCAGTCACAGCCCTATccccagtaccagtaccagtcacAGCCCTATccccagtaccagtaccagtcacAGCCCTATTACCAGTACCAGTCACAGCCCTATCCCCAGTACCAGTCACAGCCCTATCCCCGGTACCAGTCACAGCCCTATCCCCAGTACCAGTCACAGCCCTATccccagtaccagtaccagtcacAGCCCTATTACCAGTACCAGTCACAGCCCTATCCCCAGTACCAGTCACAGCCCTATCCCCGGTACCAGTCACAGCCCTATCCCCAGTACCAGTCACAGCCCTATCCCCAGTACCAGTCACAGCCCTATCCCCAGTACCAGTCACAGCCCTATCCCCAGTACCAGTCACAGCCCTATCCCCAGTACCAGTCACAGCCCAAAGCCCAGCACCAGTCACAGCCCTAGCCCCAACTCCAGCACCAGTCACAGCCCCAGCCCTAAGTGGGAAGAGACTCCTGCCCATCAGCCCAGGCTACTCTGTGATTGGTCCTGGGTTTATCTCCCTGCAAGGAAGGACAGGAAGTAATGCAGCAGTGCCTGAAGGGTGGGTTGTGATGGGGTGTAATGGAGGCCCCACCAGGTCTAGTCCCAGGATCCCTGTACCCCAGGGGAAGAGCTCATCGATGAGCCCCACCAAGACTCCTTCATCCCTGGGTAGCTCCCTGTCCTCGGCCAGCCCGATTAGCCTGGTCAGCCCCTCGGGGCAGAGCGAGAAGGACAGTGGGCTGAGCCTGACCACGCTGGAGCACCATGGGGCTGCAGACAACCAGGGTGAGATTGAGAGGCTGGTGGAGGAGTGTAGGACAGCACTGGGTCTCAGTCCCAGTCAGTATGCAACACTAAACAGCGCAG ATGTGTTGAAGCATCTGCTAGTGGAGCGCCAGGAGTTGACCGCTGAGGTCCAGAGTCTGCAGGAGACCATGCAG ACGGAGCGTGTGGAGTGGCACCAGTTCCAGTCTGACCTGCAGGTGGCGGTAGCAGTGGCTGACCGGCTGAGGGCCGAGGCCGAGGAGGAGCTGAACACGCTCAGAGCGGCTCAGATGGATACAGAGCGCGAGCTGGAGGCTGCCcagcagagacagaaagagactgaTGGGCAGCTGGTCAGCCTGAGAGGAGAGCTGAGGGAGAGCAGGCAGAGACTGGTCCACCTCACCCAGAaccagggaccaggacaggcccAGGCTCAAGCCAAGACCCAGGGTATGGAGATGGCTACTGGGGAGACCAGCACACTGGAGACCCAGGAGGGGGGACACcggggaagggagagggggatcAGCAGGTTTGGCCGAGGAAGAGGAGATGACAAGATGGAGAAGAGGAGCCAGGAAGAAGGGAATAAGAATATAAGTGTGAAAGAGGCTCGAACAGACACTAAGAGCGTGGCCAACAGGTACTTGAGGAACGTGACCaatgaggagaggagtggagaggaagggTGTAGCATGAGGGAGACACGGAGGATAGTCACACAGGAGAGGGCAAG AAGCCTTTCCAGACTACCCGCATCTTCAGACTCCCCTGCTGTAATGAATGGAACATCCCAGTCCAATACTGCCACAATAGCTGGATCTACAAACAAG AACCAAAGCCAAACCAGAGGAAGAAAAGGGCTAGAATGGCAAGACAGCTGGTCCAGCACTCACAcag GGAAACGGGAGGAGGCATTGAACCAGTACAACTCTGCCCTGGCAGAGCTGCCCCCTAACACGACCTCTAAGACCAGGTCTCAGGATGGCTTTAATCTGCTCCTACGCCGCCATGGAGGCTCCAAGAGGAACTCTCTTCTGCGCTGGTGTCAGAGCCGCACTCAGGGCTACAAG AATATTGACATCACTAACTTCAGCAGTAGCTGGGCGGATGGTCTGGCCTTCTGTGCTGTGTACCACACCTACCTCCCCTCACACATCCCCTACTGCACCCTTAGCCCTGACAACAAG atcttgtctcatcgctgcaactccccaacacccgcccgcttaacctggaagccagccacaccaatgtgtcggaggaaacaccgttcaactgacgaccgag AGCGAGAACCTCAGCCTGGCATTTAA